AAGTCTTCCTTGATTTCTTTGCAGTAAAAGGTCAAATTAGAGGTTCGGAATTTATTTAAAGGAGCCCAACCCAAACATGGGTAGTGGCAAATTTGTCAATTGGTTGCCTTCTCTAATTAAGGAGTCTTTTCTGTGAGCTTTAGTTACAAAActtcctattattttttttttcttttaataattagattCCTTAAATTGTCctgttataaaattttgtacttggatatatatatatatatataaaagtaatcttaATTACTATAATAAAGGGAGAGTATGGTCTCCGTGTGTATGACATGTTCCCCTCTTTTCTGATTCagttcaaaaagaaaaataagaacttAGGACTGACGCaattttaaaactaaagaattgaataaaaatactcGACAGTTCAAACATGAAATGGGAATCCAGACCAGAATGTATGAATTATAATgggaaaaaaatcatgtttgaacaacaattgttttcaaatataagGGCTTTAACATGAAAAGCAGAAGTAGATGTTACCTTGGCATTCTCTGGATAAGTCCCTCTCCAAAATGGTTGTACGCAATGGTCACTTGCATTTGCTTGTCTTTGGTGTAACTGTCGCTATGTCCCAACAGAATCACctgtttttgaaaacaaaaaagcagATGTCGGTCTCCCAATTAAGATAATATATCTTAGCAAAATCAATAAGCagaaatgcaataataataaacatacttcattgttacttataaaaaaaaataaacatacttCATTGTGGTGGGTGAAGTGATTGTTGGAAATGGTAATGGCAGTTGAGCCCATGACAGCATCAACAAGGCCATCAGCACAATTGGAGAGGGAATTATGATCCACCCAAACGTGACTCGAACCGAAGATGGAAATGGCATCGCCATCAGCCATAGTCCTCCACCCGAAGTGACTCGGGGAGCTCCTCACCATGGCATTCCCAGTAGGCTTGCAGTCATGGATGTGCAGGCCGTGAATGATGACATTGGTAATAAACTGGATGGTGATGCATGCTCCATTCGCAATGTGGACATTGGTCCCACGGCCATCAATGGTCTTGAAGCTGTTCATGAGGAGCTCCTGCTTCAATTGTATCACCATGTCCCGCTTGAACACAATCCAGAGAGGCTCTTCCTGGATAACAGCATGGCGCAAAGTGCCGGGCCTTGGGTTGACAGGGTCATCATCGCCAGCATCAGTGACGACATAGAAGCGGCCGTCACGTCCACCAACGGCATTCCTTCCAAAACCAATGCCACAATCTGCAAGGCGCTTGCGGTTAGTTTGCCAATTTGGGTCACAACGCCAGCAGTCATCAATGGGATTGCCGGTTCCGCATGAGAAGTAGCCCAGTTTCCTCCTCTCAGTGCTGTTGCGGATACTCCTGCCATATCAAACACATTGATTTAGTCCCACCATTAACATCACCGAAGCTGTTAAAGGATTCCCAAATTGAATCGTTTTCGATCATTAATCTTGACACATTTAAAGCTGTTTTTGTATATCAACCATTTAAAATGACAATCTAAGATAATTAGTTTAGTTTTACATTTTACTAAACTAACGTTAACAGAATTATTGTAAGCTTGAAAAGACAAGTAATTCCTCCGTGGTGTGTCGGTGGAGGTAAAACGTTCTTCATATCAATGAAGTATTAAAAGTGCTACACCGACCAAAGTTTGAGCTTTGCAGAGGGGCAGCCTACAGAGCGACCGTTTTGTCAATGGGTCTTTTTCAGTGTAACGGAAAAGAATGACATGCACTGTTTGGCCTTATGGTATACAGAATTTAATATTCTGCCAAAcctcataattataatattagaaGGTTGAAGGATGCTTTTAATATCTTTGACACTGAGCCACCCATTTCTAAAAGGCAATATCATCTTTGTTAGCTACTTTTGCAGGACGCATATAAATGCCACATGCACTCATACAATACAAAGCAACTTTTCAAACGGTAGACGCccgcattattattattataactttgaGTAATGTTAACTAAAATCAAACAGCCTCGGCATACCTTGTTGTACCTTTTCAAGTACTAGGAGAgaccacaaaaacaaaaaaaaatgatactctcaccGACAGTTGAGTTCCGATTGGGTCTcgacaatttatttatttattagcttaatgattaagaaagtattttttaatgatgttatgataCCCGTCTCGTGCTACATTTTCGGTGGGTATAACACTGCTaagaaaagagtaatgttaactACAAGTCTCATATAagacttttgtaaaaaagtagattttacgaataaaaaataatgatttttacactttttttaagtagagtctacttttttataagtattttgtataaaattggTCTATTTAAGTCATTtacatatcatttttaaaagaaaaaaaatggtataaagggagagagagaagactcACATTTCGACCATGGAAGCAACCTCCTCGGGATTATCCACTGCATGCTCGTTCGAGCCCTCCTTCACTTccgaactggaaaaaaa
This window of the Juglans regia cultivar Chandler chromosome 12, Walnut 2.0, whole genome shotgun sequence genome carries:
- the LOC108995893 gene encoding probable pectate lyase 8 isoform X1, with protein sequence MAVSRRWVGLCSMVLVMMLCVGTIAKVLEEQIPETDLSYRNGGTEKLQSSSNSSMVAGSEVKEGSNEHAVDNPEEVASMVEMSIRNSTERRKLGYFSCGTGNPIDDCWRCDPNWQTNRKRLADCGIGFGRNAVGGRDGRFYVVTDAGDDDPVNPRPGTLRHAVIQEEPLWIVFKRDMVIQLKQELLMNSFKTIDGRGTNVHIANGACITIQFITNVIIHGLHIHDCKPTGNAMVRSSPSHFGWRTMADGDAISIFGSSHVWVDHNSLSNCADGLVDAVMGSTAITISNNHFTHHNEVILLGHSDSYTKDKQMQVTIAYNHFGEGLIQRMPRCRHGYFHVVNNDYTHWEMYAIGGSANPTINSQGNRYAAPTNPFAKEVTKRVETSQSEWKGWNWRSEGDLLLNGAYFTPSGAGASASYARASSLGAKSSSMVGSITSGAGALGCRRGRQC
- the LOC108995893 gene encoding probable pectate lyase 8 isoform X2 produces the protein MAVSRRWVGLCSMVLVMMLCVGTIAKVLEEQIPETENGGTEKLQSSSNSSMVAGSEVKEGSNEHAVDNPEEVASMVEMSIRNSTERRKLGYFSCGTGNPIDDCWRCDPNWQTNRKRLADCGIGFGRNAVGGRDGRFYVVTDAGDDDPVNPRPGTLRHAVIQEEPLWIVFKRDMVIQLKQELLMNSFKTIDGRGTNVHIANGACITIQFITNVIIHGLHIHDCKPTGNAMVRSSPSHFGWRTMADGDAISIFGSSHVWVDHNSLSNCADGLVDAVMGSTAITISNNHFTHHNEVILLGHSDSYTKDKQMQVTIAYNHFGEGLIQRMPRCRHGYFHVVNNDYTHWEMYAIGGSANPTINSQGNRYAAPTNPFAKEVTKRVETSQSEWKGWNWRSEGDLLLNGAYFTPSGAGASASYARASSLGAKSSSMVGSITSGAGALGCRRGRQC
- the LOC108995893 gene encoding probable pectate lyase 8 isoform X3; this encodes MAVSRRWVGLCSMVLVMMLCVGTIAKVLEEQIPETDSEVKEGSNEHAVDNPEEVASMVEMSIRNSTERRKLGYFSCGTGNPIDDCWRCDPNWQTNRKRLADCGIGFGRNAVGGRDGRFYVVTDAGDDDPVNPRPGTLRHAVIQEEPLWIVFKRDMVIQLKQELLMNSFKTIDGRGTNVHIANGACITIQFITNVIIHGLHIHDCKPTGNAMVRSSPSHFGWRTMADGDAISIFGSSHVWVDHNSLSNCADGLVDAVMGSTAITISNNHFTHHNEVILLGHSDSYTKDKQMQVTIAYNHFGEGLIQRMPRCRHGYFHVVNNDYTHWEMYAIGGSANPTINSQGNRYAAPTNPFAKEVTKRVETSQSEWKGWNWRSEGDLLLNGAYFTPSGAGASASYARASSLGAKSSSMVGSITSGAGALGCRRGRQC